CAAGGCCGTGAGCACAGCTCAGGGACACAGAAGATTCTGTGGTGATGCAGAGGCATAAAGCGCTTTCTTTTTTAACCTCTGAACATTTGGAAATGTGGGGAAAGGTAAATAGATCAGGTTTCACTAGATGCCTTCGAACCCTTCCAGTGCAATGTGCAGCCAGCACTCCTGAGGACGGCAAACAGTGAGGTTGCTGGAGAGAAGTGCCGCGCCGGACAGCCCTCCTCGTCCCAGTGACCTGCTCCTCCACACGCTTGGGCAGAAACCAATCACCTACCTAATGACTTCGTGTTTGATCCCATACTGCTCATCTGAATTTCTTCCCGATCAGGTTTCTTATCTACAGGGAGTCAGAAAGTCATCCAGGTCAAAACCAACTCTTCAAACTTCACTCATCATAAAAAGTGCTCTCAGTcgtctctcctccccctccctctcatCAAATCTTTACTGAGAACCACCCACAAGTGCCAAGCTCTAGATAAAAGAGATCCCTCTCCTACAGACTCTAACATAAGAAACCATTCACTCTAAGCCAGCGGGCTTCAAACTATTTGGTCTCAAAGCCCCTTTATATTCTTAGAAATTATGAGGATCCAAAGAGTGTTCATTGGTGCAGGTTACTTATATTAACAGCTATGGcgtgaagaaattttaaatattcatttcatttaaaaagaacaataaaccTATTCCATGTTAACATAaatcatacttttaattttttaaaaaaagcattgttTTACGTTTTTGCACATCTTTAAAGCTGGCCTAAGAGAGGGTAGCTAGAGTCCCATATTTGCCTCTGTAATTCAATCTGTTGGGATGTTATTTTGGATGAACTGTAGGAAGAAAATCCAGCCTCACACAGATAAGCAGTTGGAAAAGGGAGGAGAATTTTAAGTCTTTTCAGATGATGGTGACTATTCTTTGATAGTATACTAATACTCAACAAGCAGAGTTTTCTTTAAGGTCAGCACAATGTACAATCTGAATCCAAACCAATGCTCTCTTCATCTTCTGTTAAATTAAAACCCACTGGTCTGTTTTGTACTTTGAATGGATCAATTAACCCTGTGTGATTTTGAAAATCATGCATTGGCCACCTAGAAAATATACTGGTTCACAGAGTTACGCAGATCTTCTAAAGTTAACACATTCCATGATATATCAAAAAAATCACGCTCACTAAAATCATCAAAAATTTCATCAAAAAGTATATTACGTATTGGGATTTTATCAGGCTCACAGTGACAGATACAAGtcttccaaaattaaaattttcacttgaaaatttAGGCAGCAAATACTTGTCAGTTACTTTTTCCCAAACTGCTCTCTGcgttcattttcaagaaaatgtctgtcatttttaagtaaaaatggtgtttccaaaaagaaaaaaacaggtggCTTAGTGCACCTAGTAACTCAAACGAACAGCACAAGTGCTTCCCCTCAAGACAACCACTAGGCTTTGATGTGCTACAAGGTGCCACAGGAGTGCTCCCTGTATCAACACAGAACATTAAAGAGTACTCAAgaatagaaacaataaaattagTAACTGTTACAGCTCCATCAAGTACATTCTTAAGTGAGACTGGCtttcttcccccaccctccccaaacTGGCAAGTACATGGCAACAAAGATGACGACAGCTGGCTTGGTTTGGTGTCACTGCCCTGGTTTATGCTCAGCCCCCAGCAATGAAGCAAGCACCATCCATGTTTCTGTACCATCAAATGTCAACAGATTTGATAATCCTCAGACCACATCTCAAGCAAAATCCCACTGTCATTAAGACAATAAGGATTATAAAAGACACAAGTGAAAATCactttacaaaacaaaatatgtgGTTTGTCTTTTGAAGAAAACGAGTTTGCGCACAGGGCATTTTGTAAGATATGGTCCGGAACAGCAGAGCCATCTCTGGATGACAGAAGTGAGTGGTGTCTGTTGCTGCCCCTTTCCTGGTTTgcctgtattttctaatttttcaacaGTAAACATATACTACTTGGTATTATATGAAAATTTACGAGGAAGAATAATCCTTTTGCAATATTCAGATCTCCCTTGGACTGATGATAGGGTTACATCCCGATAAACCTACCGTTAGGCTGACAGAACGTCATAGTTTAGCCCAGCCTACACGTGTTCACAATCCTTACATCAGTCTACAggtgggcaaaatcatctaacagaGCCTACCTGACAATAAAGCGCTATAAAGACTATCTCACAAGATGATACACTGAAAATGGCACTTAAAGTGAAAGGTGGAACAGCTGTTTGGGCACAGAGCAGTTCTCGGCTTTCGGTTTCCGCTCGCGCTCATGACCGCACGGCTGACTGGGCTCTGTGGCTGACGCCGCTGCTGCCCGTGTGAGAGTGGCCCGCGGTGTCTCACCGGCCACAGAAGAGGTCAGAACTCAACCTGAAGTGTGGTTTCTACTGAACACACATCACTTCTGCACCACCACGAAGTTGAAAAATCACAGATCAAACCATTGTTAAATCAGGGACTCTCTATATACATGTGCCAAATCATTATGCTGCACATCTTAAATGTATAACGTAAGTAAAGAAAACAGCAGGGTTCACTCCGGTCATCTGAAGTCCACGGGCAAAGCTGGGGGGTCACACCCAGGCTAACTCTCTCATCTCCTGACGCACTCTTAGTTTCTAAAGTTCCGTGCTATCATCCTGCAGTGAAGTATAACTCTCCTCCACCAAAAGACAAGCTTCTTCAGAAAATAATACGTATCTTATTTAGTTAGATAGCAGGCCCACGAGAGAAGAGCAGAGGTGGAATAAAACAGAGGTGCATCCCCTAGACCCTGTACCTGACTTCTGGCTCCGGTCAATGAGAGGGAGAGTGCTGTCATCATAGGAGTGACTGCTCTGGCTTCGAGAAGCATTGTTCAGATTCACCTGGAGGCAGAGGTAAAATGCAGTGACGTCACAGAGGACCGAATTCACCCATATCCTACTCCTTAATGGGCTCGGAGTTTTAGGGACTTATTCCCAAATACAATTCTTACCAAAAGCTAACTCACAAGGGTTAAATAAACACCTATAGTGTGAAACAAAGTAAGATATTATggctttgatttgtgtttctgaaCCGATTACAAAGGTACCAAACACTCACACTATCAAAAGGAAATAACAGTCTCAGAAAACGGCAAACTCCTTCCAAGGGCTGAGACAGATTTGGAGAAGAGCCCAAAGGCCACCGTTCAACACTGCCACCAGCATTTACAATGAGTTACGACACAGTGCAAGACCAAGACTACTTCAGGCACcatttggggggaaaagaaaataaatgacttctTTACACACAGAGACATGGGTCAAAAGTAGACTCAGTGTGACAGTGAAACAGAAGAACCAAAGACAGAAGCATTACCTGAAACCAAGGGGAGAAAGGCGAAAGCCTCGGTCCCAAGTCACTCTACCTGAAAGTCTGATTTCTTCCATCCTTCTTTTTCCAGTGGCTTCCGCAGTTCCTTATATCCCCAGATTGTCTGTAATACAAGCGCGGCTGCTCGAACTTCTTTTTCTGAACGGTTCCTTTTAGGGAAATAACACCAGATGGAATTTGAATGTAAGACCAGGAAAGAAGCTGAGAACCTGTCCTTCCTAGTACAATGTAACATAAGAATATAAGTCCCCAAATGGGCAAGATCAGGTATTCACCGAGTGCTGTATCTTAActcaaacagtaaaaaaaaattgtctgatGGAAGAGTCTTATCAATCattatgacagaaaaaaaagcaGTACCTCCTTCACTCTACATGTAAATAAGGGGAAATCAACAGGGGAaagtccctccccagccccctcgcCCATATTCACATGCTCCCAGCTGGGACGGTTAAGTGTCAATTAATCTCACCCTGATTTGTTGATCAAAACCAGCTTCTCAATACCCTGGGTCTCCCGGAGCTTTTTGGCAGCCTCCAGGTTCTCAGCGATAACTTCGTTGACGGTGTTCAGAAGAGAGACCACTGTGTCCTCAGAGAAGTTCTGGGGAGAGCTCTGCTGTCCTCCTGGCAGGTTCTTGACCAAGTTAGGGATGGCATGTTTACCTGCGGCGCAAGACGGGAGGCATGTACACCGGGCGAGTCTGAGGGGCCCAACGCGCACCGCGCTGATCGCGTCAAGCGCAGGGCCGCCCGTGAGAACCAGCTCCAGGCTCCTGCAGGACGGTCACTGCAGGGGGCCAAGGGCCGGGACAGCCACGCGCGCTCTGTCCTTCCGGTCTGTCTGCTTCTTCTCTCCTTCAGCCACGCTGACAATCTGGATACCTTATGTCAAATATGCTACAGAGTCTAGTCAGATATCTTAATGAAAATGGTATACTGATTACTACCGTTTAATAGGACAGTCATTGTgaattttacaaaaacaaaaactgggctCTGTTTTATTAACTCTGGAGAAATTACTTAACATCCCGACTCTCAGTTTTCTTgttcgatttaaaaaaaaaaaaaacaagaaaaagtacCTTTGTAAAATGGTGACATTTAAATGAGAACATACAGAAATGCTTAACAATCCCTAGTAACAAAGTACAATGCTCAACAAATAAGATACTGTGTTTCCACTTTTGAAGAGTCATCACCTCTGCTCTTTCCAAGAACCATTAAACATGACCCTCTCTAAGGCCCCGGATTCACAAACTGTGCAGGGCCAGGGCTCTCCCTCAGCTGCTTCAACAAACAGGCTGAGTGCCTGCTGGATGAAAGGCGCTCTGCCAGATGCTGCGTGACGGGGAACAGCCAGCTCCTTACCGATTAATTCTTTGTTGCGAGCATCCACAGCCAGGTTTCTCAGGGCTCCAGATGCAGCTCTCACGACCCTCTCATGTTCATTGGTCAAGAGGTCAGCAATGGCGGAAAGAGCTTTCTCTTGACGAAGAGCTGAGCGGATGTATCGGCCATACTACAAGCAGCACGcagaaagaagcaaaacagaTTACAAACGACAGCAGACAGCAAGCTGAGTCCTTCCACCCCTGGATCAGCTTTGTATAAGGTTCTCACCGTCCAGCGCCCAGCACACAAGTTCTGGATGGCCCCGGCTGACGCTTCTAGGATGGCGGGATTCTTGCTCTCTTTGAGAAGTGATATGTATATCCGAACCACCTCTGGCTGGAATAACAGCTCATAGCCTGCACAAGAAAGGGCAAGAAAGTAGAGGGTGCTTAGCAGTGCCTACAAAGCAGGCTCTGGCTGGCTACAGTGCAGCATTAGGATTGACTCTGGGTTGATGAATTTCTGCTCCTATACCAGCAGGCTCTCTAAACACCCGCACCCACCCAAGAACAAACTCAGATTTGACTACATGCCTTCTCAAGAATAATTCATCCATGGCAAAAGCAGAACAGGTATCAACTCATATGcaattcctctctccttcctagtCTCTTCCCTAGCCACAGTTTACTTTGGCCTTGCCCAGCCCTCAAGGGATTCATTTCCTCATCGATAGTATTTAAGAGTTAAAGATTCCtcatttcaaatgaattatttctaaCTTAACTGAGTCATTCTGCTCACCTTAACTATGATTAAGTCAAAGGGTCTCTCACAAACTTAACAACATCTAAATTTTAATATCCATGGAGAGCTGCGAATTTTGGATTCACTATATCGATAAACATAAAAAGTTCCTGGTCTAGACTACCATCAGGTCCTTACCCTCAAGTAATCTGAATAACTGCCATAACAAGAAGTCCTTTGAAAGTCACTGTTATAgtattaaaaatttccaaatacttTAATCATCACTTCAAATTCCTTAAGTCAGGGGGACAGAACAGTGAACACCAGTGTATAACCTACTGGTAGGCTGCCAAACACTTATCTGTGGACGATGTTTATGAGAACCATGGAGcctgagaagaaaaagataacttACCTCGAGCAGGACTAGTTCTTTTAGGGAAATCCACTGTATCATTTGTTGGCTCCTctgtgggttttttccctttggaaatttaaaaaagaaagtggggggagaaaggataaaaagtttaagaaagggAAGAGTCCATTCAGTACATTCTTTATTCTTCGGTCAGAATCTTCCATCAGAGATGCATCAAGAGGGGCATaagacaaaacaacaaacaaaggaaaaaagacaggaTCCCCAGCTTGTCCCAGAAACAAGAACAGAACACGGGCAGCAGCTGGGTGAGATAAGGAGGACCGCTATTGCTGCTACTGTCCTCAGTTCTGGTAACAGGGGCTGCTGCCCAGAAAGAGCATGCTGTGAGCCATTCGCTCAGCAGAGCGCGACCCATTTCAGTGGCCTTCCTCAAATGAATTTTCCTACATGCATCCACAGGGAAGGGTTAGGCAAGGAAATGTCAGGGAAGCTAAAACCCAAACATGCAAATTAGAGGTAGGTAAGCACCTTAAAAGATTCCACTCACCTCTGGAGAACCACTCATCTTCCAGTGCATCACCCAAggtggaaaggagaggagagaaatgaaggaagaaaaacgCAGGAGAGAGATGTCAACAGGATCATGGGAAAATAAGCAGGGAAGCACAGAGGAGAAGACAAACCCAGGAAACAGAGGAGGAGTGGGGGAGAAGCCCCCAGACTAGCTGGACTCTCGGCCTCCACTGCCCAGCTACTGATGCTgacacccccaccacccccaccaccagcagcagcagcgtgaaGCTCACAGCACAGCGGACGCAGCAGCAGAGACACCCCTGACTGGGCAGGTCCCAGCACTGCTCAGCAAGCGTCCCACACGTACAGCTGGGAGTACCTAAGTACCTTCCTCTCCCCATCCCGCACAAGCGAGCAGGGGACAGGGAAGCAAGCCTCACCTTTGCCTTTTTTGGCCCCAAAGCAGCTGGCAGCGTGCGGCCCAGTATTGTTGGCGACGTTGGGAGGTGCCTCCTGGTAACGCTCTGCTTGTGGGATCTCCCGGTGAACTTGATACGACAGGTTCCGAAGGAGGCAAACACAGTTCTCCACAAGCTTGGGATCACAAAATAAAAGGTCCAGtgagagaagagaatgacaagtGATCTTCTAGCACGTACATGTTTCCATGATTCAGATATAGAAACAGTGATCCTCAAAAGCATAGCTCAACTCATTATCTCTCATCATGCCTCTTCAGTGCCCCCAAGCTTCTCAGAATTCTTTCAGCCTCAGGCTAATAAAGGTTTCTGCTACCCTTTGCTGTGCAACATAAAACTCAACGGCACACTGACTTTTtcctaattagaaaaaaatggaagtatgGCTAAACAGCCTTAAAATATGTAGGCAAaggaaattctaaaggaaacGGCTTTCTTCCAAGGCGAACACCCACTTTAAGGAGGGGGAGGCCAGTTCAGGTATCTAACGCTATTTGAAAGTCTGTCTTATGGGTGCCTACCCACTAACCTACCTTGCTATCCGAATCTTTCTGTCCAATCTCAGCCTGGACAATGAAAATGAGAGCATCCACCAACCCATCACACTCCCGAAGTTTCCGGCGCGCTTCACTCCTCTCCGAGCTGACATTCctgaggggagaaggggaagctTCAAGATGACTGAACTCCAGAAACCCTCTTAGTGCCCCTGGTCTCTACAAGCCTCCTTACTACCTTCCCACTGTAACAAACACAGAGCATCTATTAAAGGGGAGGCACCAGAGCTGAAAGAAAGCTGAAGTTCCTGCTTTCAGGACACATAAGCAGGCCAGGGAAGGGGGTGCATAAAGTATACTAACAACAATAATCTAAGACAGAATAGATACTGCTCACGTGAAAGTACAAATGGAGAATGAGGGCAGGGCACACAGGAGTATAtcccaaagagagaaagaatgtacTGCACATTTATAGGATACAAGAGAAAGAACTCAGGAGAACTTTCATGGAATAAAAACACCTGAGTCAGGCCtcaaaagataaataagcagaTCGGCCCTGCAGACAGGGGAAGGACTCTTCCCCACGCTCTCCTTCCAGTATGCTGTATCCATTTGCTGCATTTATCACAGGCCAACTTGAAatacaaataattaaatacacagacacacataagcCCAGGACTAGACAACGGCCTTACACTGTTGGTTTTGAACAAATTATATTAACAAAGTCAAAGAGGCACAGAAGTGAGGAAGATGTGTGGGAACTGCAAGTAAACCATACAAGGCATATATGGTATGCAAGGGGGTAGCGACAGGCAGAAACACAGGATGGGGTCATGGTACGCAATACAAACAGGAATGGAGCCTGGATGACAGACTAAGGGACTTAAACATGCTTTGAAAGCAACTTAAGTTAGTCTTTAAGAGCTCAGTCTTCACGCGCTCCCAGCCCTCCTGGTACCTGAGGCAGCCGGCTGTGTTGGTGAGCACAGACTCCCACTCGATGTGGCGTGGCTTACAGTCTTCGCCAGGTTCCCGCTCCCAGCCTGAATGCGGAATGATCACTTCATCCGTCAAGGCATGCAGCGCGTGGTCCACAATCTCCATTTTTATGGAGTCATGGGATGAGAGATTCCACAGGGTTCCTGGCAGAGACCACTCATCAGAcagttctccagcaccatgacAGTTATGTCTGAAGAATGCCAAAGAGAAACCCCTTTCCCAACATTTCTCAGTCTTCCCCAATGACCAAATACCTTGTAATGATATTCAAGCTTTAGTTTGCTACTcttgataatatattttacattatggctcaaaacaaacacacacatcatgAAGTAAGGCTTCataaaacaataattattatAAGCAATACTTTCTGGGCTCACTACACCCATTTCTTAATCTCACCACCACTGACATTTTGGGCCAGGTAATTTTCGTTGTGGAGAGCTATCCCACTCATCATTAAATGAGTATATCTCAGGCCTTCAGTCATTAGATACCAATAGCACTCCCTCCCACCACCTACCTCCCCAAGTTATGACAACTGAATACCTGCAGACATTGCAAACGTCCTCTGGGGGCAAGATCACCCCCGACTGAGAACTAATGATCTGtgctatttctttccctttctcttgggATGCTGACTGTGATCCACAAAGTTGTGTTCAACACAAACTAATGGAACATGCCCCAATCACCTCAGACCAACTACTGGGTAGTAAAACAGGTCCGTTATTAGCAGTTCCTGTACATTTAAGACAGAAGCCAAGCATCTGGAATTTTAAGCGAAATCTTCTGCGTTTAAAACATTAGCAAACAATGCTTTAAAATCAgacttccctgacggctcagacggtaaagaatctgcctgcggtacaggagacccaagttcaatccccgggtcaggaagatcccctggagaaaggaatggcaacccactccagtgtttgaAATCTGGAAAAGCTTGCACAATCTCTGACCCTAAACCGAGAGGCTCCGCTCGGGCCTGGAACTCACCAGTAATGACTTCAGTGAGGTCCATGTCACGAGCCTTTCGGAGCAAGCGCACGAGAGCAGGGACACCATCACAGTTTTTTATAGCAATCTTGTTATCCTGGTCACGCCCAAAAGAGAGATTCTTGAGCGCGCCACAGGCTCCGAGGTGCACTTCCTTTTTGGGGTGGCCTAAGAGCCCCACCAGCACGGGGATGCCCTTGAGCCTCCGGACGTCGGTCTTCACCTTGTCGTTGCGGAAGCACAAGTGCTGCAGGTAGGCTGCTGCATTGGACTTGACGGCGTCCAGGCGGTAGCCCAGCATGGCAATCACCTCCGGCAGCTCCGGCTGCCTccagctggggggcgggggcccaCCCTTGCGCAGGCTGTCTAGGCTGGCCAGACTCCCCCGTTCGTGCTGGGCCAGAGGAGCCCAGTAGTACTGGTCTGAGGGCACCTCCTCACCGATCATGTCTTCATAGCTCCTGCGGGGTTGGAAGGAccgagagagagaaaagaacacacCAAGctgtcatgtctggttctttggaGAGCTCCCATTACCCCTCATCTTCAAGAAAGGAAGAACCCCAGCTCTAGCATACTAGATCTCATCTCTCCTTTGCATAAAGAATATACTGATCAATTTTTGTTAATGAGATAAGAATTGTTTTAAAGGCATCTGCAATTACAATAAAGCTATCGTTTATTTTCTCTGACATTTACTAGCTTGGAGGAACAACAAACATTTGGACAGTTGATCACTAAAAAGATCCAAATCCTGACTGCTTAGTACTTGAATGATACCTGATACCTAATAAGTTCTCCAGATAAACACTGAAATAAACCTTCAGACAGCAGAGTTAATGAAACCAATGAACTTGGCAGCAGAGAAATCAGCGAACAACGTTTGAGACCAGCTCTCGTGAGGCATTTACACACAGGAAACAGCTGACGGGTAAGACTCTTAAACACATTTCACCTTTAAGCCTCTCCTTACCCTATTttggaaactattttttaaacagagagaAAGTGAGCTTCTTAGAGTCTCTTTCTGAGAGTAACAGCAGCAGAGGACGCCATGCTGCCTCACGTAGGACTTAGCTTTGGTGCTGACGAGCTACAAGCTTGAACAGGAGTTTGCACAGTTCATCCCAAGGCCATCTTTGCTACTCAACTCATGGGTTTGAGACAGGATTTCTAGTCTCCAATTTCTAAAGCCAAAACTTCTAGTTCTTTCAAAATCGACACTCCTGGCCACCATCACATTTGGGATACCAAACCACTgagaaaagaaatacagacagagcaactgaaggtaaagaaaaataccTAACCCGAGATAAGCTTCCTACTCCGTACTACCGACCACCACTAGAGGGTGAGTCTGTCACACTATtatttattcataacagccaggAAGGAAGAGACCCATTATCTGCAAGCTCATCTCACTCAGAGGCTCCCACAGGAGAGGGGAGAGTCCATTGTGTGGAACACTCCAAATAAGCCTCTTGTTTACTCCACAAAACCACTCCCACTGTTACCAAACCTTCAAGGTTAGCTTGAGCAGAGGGCCTGCGTCAGAGCTGTCAACATTAACCACTCAAACACAATTCAAATGGACAAAgcagtcagtttaaaaaaaaaaatcactattttttaGTATCACTGAAACAAAATACACAGGTTATATAGCTAAGTGTTAAGAGTAGGCTACTAAACAGCATATCAAGTAAGATTCCATTTCAGGAGGGAAAAAGAAGGACGTGTGTAAGGAAAAGAACACAAAAGAAAAGCATAAGAATGCTAAGGGAAGTTCCTTATCAATGGATGGTGTGCTCTGCTGGTTTTGTGCTGAAGacgtttttacttttattattattttaatataaagcaATTGCAAAACAATCACCACAACGATTTTGGTCACTTTTACAAGTAGGTCATGACATTCTTTCCTTTGTCTTACAAATAACAAAGCTGTGCCCAAAAGGATTAAATGACTTGCCTAGGGCTACACAGCTAATGGCAAAGGCACAGCTAGAACCGATGTCTCAGGTTCAGCGCTTTCTCCACTCATCTTTCTGCATTCCTGTATTCACTTGACCTCGCGAGGCCAAGAACAGGAAGCAGCAAATGTTCTTGGCTAGTCGAGCAGGTTTCCAAGTCCAGTGCcaccctggaataaacccaagaACCAAGCCCAAACCCTCTTTCTTTATGTCAACTGCCCCAAccagggacaacagagaatgaccTGGCCACCCCACTCACTGAGACCGTCAGTGCACTGACGAGAAGTCAGGAAAAGCACACGTGTCACCAAGGAGCCACCACCCGAGCCGACTCCTGTGGGGACGGCTGTCATCAGCTGCTGCTCATGCTGCACACAGCGAAGACCTGCCACACACACCCCAGGAATAAAACATGAGTCACATGGGAGTTGGATTTGCTGTTCAAAAGATACCTGAGAGGTGAGTGACTCAGGCTCAGATAATGGGGCCTCTAGCCTGGGCCCAGCCCAGTCTGCTGTTAAGCAAAGCTACCTAATAAGAGTAATACCAGCACCAAGGCATCTGCTTTAGAAAGTCATGACCTCGCAGAGAAATTCAGCAACAGCTGGTAAGATATTCTTACCATTAAGACA
This sequence is a window from Odocoileus virginianus isolate 20LAN1187 ecotype Illinois chromosome 10, Ovbor_1.2, whole genome shotgun sequence. Protein-coding genes within it:
- the CTNND1 gene encoding catenin delta-1 isoform X2, which produces MDDSEVESPASILASVKEQEAQFEKLTRALEEERRHVSAQLERVRVSPQDASPLLANGTLTRRHQNGRFVGDADLERQKFSDLNLNGPQDHSHILYSTIPRMQEPGQIVETYTEEDPEGAMSVVSVETSDDGTTRRTETTVKKVVKTVTTRTVQPVPMGPDGLPVDASSLSNSYIQTLGRDFRKNGNGGPGPYVGQAGTATLPRNFHYPPDGYSRHYEDGYPGSGDNYGSLSRVTRIEERYRPSMEGYRAPSRQDVYGPQPQVRVGGSSVDLHRFHPEPYGLEDDQRSMGYDDVDYGMASDYGAGRRAGTPSDPRRRLRSYEDMIGEEVPSDQYYWAPLAQHERGSLASLDSLRKGGPPPPSWRQPELPEVIAMLGYRLDAVKSNAAAYLQHLCFRNDKVKTDVRRLKGIPVLVGLLGHPKKEVHLGACGALKNLSFGRDQDNKIAIKNCDGVPALVRLLRKARDMDLTEVITGTLWNLSSHDSIKMEIVDHALHALTDEVIIPHSGWEREPGEDCKPRHIEWESVLTNTAGCLRNVSSERSEARRKLRECDGLVDALIFIVQAEIGQKDSDSKLVENCVCLLRNLSYQVHREIPQAERYQEAPPNVANNTGPHAASCFGAKKGKDEWFSRGKKPTEEPTNDTVDFPKRTSPARGYELLFQPEVVRIYISLLKESKNPAILEASAGAIQNLCAGRWTYGRYIRSALRQEKALSAIADLLTNEHERVVRAASGALRNLAVDARNKELIGKHAIPNLVKNLPGGQQSSPQNFSEDTVVSLLNTVNEVIAENLEAAKKLRETQGIEKLVLINKSGNRSEKEVRAAALVLQTIWGYKELRKPLEKEGWKKSDFQVNLNNASRSQSSHSYDDSTLPLIDRSQKSDKKPDREEIQMSSMGSNTKSLDNSYSTLNERGEHSRTLDRSADLGETEPLKGAPLMDEGQEPLEEELDVLFVDDEGYPMSHPPMQKI
- the CTNND1 gene encoding catenin delta-1 isoform X1 codes for the protein MDDSEVESPASILASVKEQEAQFEKLTRALEEERRHVSAQLERVRVSPQDASPLLANGTLTRRHQNGRFVGDADLERQKFSDLNLNGPQDHSHILYSTIPRMQEPGQIVETYTEEDPEGAMSVVSVETSDDGTTRRTETTVKKVVKTVTTRTVQPVPMGPDGLPVDASSLSNSYIQTLGRDFRKNGNGGPGPYVGQAGTATLPRNFHYPPDGYSRHYEDGYPGSGDNYGSLSRVTRIEERYRPSMEGYRAPSRQDVYGPQPQVRVGGSSVDLHRFHPEPYGLEDDQRSMGYDDVDYGMASDYGAGRRAGTPSDPRRRLRSYEDMIGEEVPSDQYYWAPLAQHERGSLASLDSLRKGGPPPPSWRQPELPEVIAMLGYRLDAVKSNAAAYLQHLCFRNDKVKTDVRRLKGIPVLVGLLGHPKKEVHLGACGALKNLSFGRDQDNKIAIKNCDGVPALVRLLRKARDMDLTEVITGTLWNLSSHDSIKMEIVDHALHALTDEVIIPHSGWEREPGEDCKPRHIEWESVLTNTAGCLRNVSSERSEARRKLRECDGLVDALIFIVQAEIGQKDSDSKLVENCVCLLRNLSYQVHREIPQAERYQEAPPNVANNTGPHAASCFGAKKGKDEWFSRGKKPTEEPTNDTVDFPKRTSPARGYELLFQPEVVRIYISLLKESKNPAILEASAGAIQNLCAGRWTYGRYIRSALRQEKALSAIADLLTNEHERVVRAASGALRNLAVDARNKELIGKHAIPNLVKNLPGGQQSSPQNFSEDTVVSLLNTVNEVIAENLEAAKKLRETQGIEKLVLINKSGNRSEKEVRAAALVLQTIWGYKELRKPLEKEGWKKSDFQVNLNNASRSQSSHSYDDSTLPLIDRSQKSDKKPDREEIQMSSMGSNTKSLDNSYSTLNERGEHSRTLDRSADLGETEPLKGAPLMQDEGQEPLEEELDVLFVDDEGYPMSHPPMQKI
- the CTNND1 gene encoding catenin delta-1 isoform X5 — encoded protein: MQEPGQIVETYTEEDPEGAMSVVSVETSDDGTTRRTETTVKKVVKTVTTRTVQPVPMGPDGLPVDASSLSNSYIQTLGRDFRKNGNGGPGPYVGQAGTATLPRNFHYPPDGYSRHYEDGYPGSGDNYGSLSRVTRIEERYRPSMEGYRAPSRQDVYGPQPQVRVGGSSVDLHRFHPEPYGLEDDQRSMGYDDVDYGMASDYGAGRRAGTPSDPRRRLRSYEDMIGEEVPSDQYYWAPLAQHERGSLASLDSLRKGGPPPPSWRQPELPEVIAMLGYRLDAVKSNAAAYLQHLCFRNDKVKTDVRRLKGIPVLVGLLGHPKKEVHLGACGALKNLSFGRDQDNKIAIKNCDGVPALVRLLRKARDMDLTEVITGTLWNLSSHDSIKMEIVDHALHALTDEVIIPHSGWEREPGEDCKPRHIEWESVLTNTAGCLRNVSSERSEARRKLRECDGLVDALIFIVQAEIGQKDSDSKLVENCVCLLRNLSYQVHREIPQAERYQEAPPNVANNTGPHAASCFGAKKGKDEWFSRGKKPTEEPTNDTVDFPKRTSPARGYELLFQPEVVRIYISLLKESKNPAILEASAGAIQNLCAGRWTYGRYIRSALRQEKALSAIADLLTNEHERVVRAASGALRNLAVDARNKELIGKHAIPNLVKNLPGGQQSSPQNFSEDTVVSLLNTVNEVIAENLEAAKKLRETQGIEKLVLINKSGNRSEKEVRAAALVLQTIWGYKELRKPLEKEGWKKSDFQVNLNNASRSQSSHSYDDSTLPLIDRSQKSDKKPDREEIQMSSMGSNTKSLDNSYSTLNERGEHSRTLDRSADLGETEPLKGAPLMQDEGQEPLEEELDVLFVDDEGYPMSHPPMQKI